One segment of Lytechinus pictus isolate F3 Inbred chromosome 13, Lp3.0, whole genome shotgun sequence DNA contains the following:
- the LOC135156430 gene encoding sulfotransferase 1C2-like, translating into MKLKIKAPMSKDANATAPRARDVMEYIGSVAPIFARAQSSCKESVNQAPQGSWFENVLPWWKRRNHPNVLFLKYENMKKDLTGAIQQIAEFMGKTLSDDVIDKIAEASTFKAMKNNPSSNPDTILMKDIEQAGMEKPKDKSFMRKGVVGDWKNYFTDDQNKRFDELYKKQMAGSGLEFEF; encoded by the exons ATGAAGCTTAAGATCAAAGCCCCGATGAGCAAGGATGCCAACGCCACCGCTCCTAGAGCGCGGGACGTGATGGAATACATAGGAAGCGTCGCGCCTATATTTGCAAGAGCACAGTCATCATGTAAGGAATCTGTCAACCAAG CTCCTCAGGGATCTTGGTTTGAAAACGTGTTACCATGGTGGAAGAGAAGAAATCATCCTAATGTTCTCTTTCTCAAGTACGAAAATATGAAGAAG GATCTTACAGGAGCCATACAACAGATAGCCGAATTCATGGGGAAGACCCTTTCTGATGACGTCATAGATAAAATCGCAGAAGCTTCGACGTTTAAAGCAATGAAAAACAATCCTTCATCAAACCCAGATACTATTCTAATGAAGGATATAGAACAGGCTGGAATGGAGAAACCAAAAGACAAATCATTTATGAGGAAAG GTGTGGTAGGAGACTGGAAGAATTATTTCACTGATGACCAAAATAAACGATTTGATGAACTGTACAAGAAGCAAATGGCGGGCTCTGGACTTGAATTCGAATTTTAG